The Mesorhizobium sp. AR10 genome includes the window AGCCGATGCGCACGGCGCCGGAGTCCGAACTTTGCGAATAGACGTTGCCCGGCAATGCGGTGAGGCGGTCAGGGCTCTGAACATCGGCCAGCGGAATCTTGTAGAGCGGCTTGGTGGAGCCGTCCTCGTACTGCGCGTAGATGATGCCGTCCTGGCCGATCTGGATCTTCTCGATGGTGCTTGGCGCGTTGCCGTTGACCTCAGCGTCGGAAACGGTGAAGCCGGTGCCGAGCTGGGTGAGCTTGGACAGGTCGAGATTGAGGCTGGCGCCGTTCGGCACCGTCAGTGAAACGCTGTCGACGGCGCCGGTGATCTTGCCGGTCGTGGTGTCGAAGGTCAGGTTGGCCGATCCGAGGGCGCCGCCCGTATAGGGGAACGACGTGCCGGCGGTGGCCTGGGACTGATCGAAGACCGCGACCTGCCAGGTGCCGGCGCCGGTGTTGGTGAAATAGACGTCGAGCAGCACCTTGTTGCCTAGATTGTCATAGGCGACGAGCGAGGATTTCGAGGTGTATTGAGCCGTGGCACTGTTGGTCGTGGGCAGGCTGCCTGCAGCGACTGGGGTCGCGCCGGCGGGCAGGTTGCCGTTGAAGTTGCCCTCGGTGCTGGGGGTCGCGGTCATTTCCTGGTCGGATATCTGGACGGGCTCAAGTCCCTCGAAGCCGTTGGCCGTGGCGGCCGGCGTGCCGTTGGCGTAGCTGTATGCCATCAACTGGTAGCCACCGGCATTGACCAGCCTGCCCTGGGCGTCGGGAACGAAGGCGCCGGCGCGGGTGAGAAAAGGCGTTCCACTCGGATCCTGGACGACAAAGAAGCCATCGCCATTGACCGCCAGGTCGGAAACCGAGGTGGTGTACTGGAGCACGCCCTGCGTCCCGATCGCCGAGCGGATCGTCGTGGTGACGCCCCCGGAATTGTAGGCGCCGCCGACGGTTGGCATGACCAGTGTCGAAAATTCGGCTGAGGATCGCTTGTAACCCGTGGTGTCGGAGTTGGCGATGTTGTCGGCCACGGCGGACAGGCGGTTTGCCTGTGCGTTCATGCCGGAAACGCCGGTCCGCATCATTCCGTAGAGGCTCATCGAAACGTCTCCTCAAAGCTCATGTCACTGGCCGTGAGGGTACGCTTTCTGTCTTGCGCGAAGCTGGCGGAGGTCGGCATCAATAGACGAGCCGGTAGCCGAGGAAGCGCTTGGAATCAATCGGATCGTGGCCGAGCCTCTCGCGCAGCTTCTTGCGCAGTTTGCTGATGTGGCTCTCGACGACGTTTTCCTCGACCTCTTCGTCGAAGATGCCATAGATGGCATTGAAGACCTGGGTCTTGGTGACGCGGCGTCCGCGATTGCTGGCCAGATATTCGAGGATGCGGCGCTCGCGACGCGGCAGAGGCAGTGGCTGGCCGTCGATCTCTGGATCGCGGCCGTCCATGAAAATGCGCATGGCGCCGATCTCGGTATACGCCACGTCTTCATGGGCACGGCGACGGATGGCGGTGATGCGGGCCAG containing:
- a CDS encoding flagellar hook protein FlgE, which produces MSLYGMMRTGVSGMNAQANRLSAVADNIANSDTTGYKRSSAEFSTLVMPTVGGAYNSGGVTTTIRSAIGTQGVLQYTTSVSDLAVNGDGFFVVQDPSGTPFLTRAGAFVPDAQGRLVNAGGYQLMAYSYANGTPAATANGFEGLEPVQISDQEMTATPSTEGNFNGNLPAGATPVAAGSLPTTNSATAQYTSKSSLVAYDNLGNKVLLDVYFTNTGAGTWQVAVFDQSQATAGTSFPYTGGALGSANLTFDTTTGKITGAVDSVSLTVPNGASLNLDLSKLTQLGTGFTVSDAEVNGNAPSTIEKIQIGQDGIIYAQYEDGSTKPLYKIPLADVQSPDRLTALPGNVYSQSSDSGAVRIGFANEGKLGSVVSGALENSNVDIAEELTNMIAAQRSYTANSKVFQTGSDLMDVLVNLKR
- a CDS encoding response regulator transcription factor, whose protein sequence is MIVIVDERELVTEGYNSLFDREGVACAGFAPGEFGEWVTSAADTDLRSVRAFLIGDCREGAISPRQIRDRTGAPVIALSEQHSLENTLRLFESGVDDVIRKPVHIREILARITAIRRRAHEDVAYTEIGAMRIFMDGRDPEIDGQPLPLPRRERRILEYLASNRGRRVTKTQVFNAIYGIFDEEVEENVVESHISKLRKKLRERLGHDPIDSKRFLGYRLVY